The following are encoded in a window of Mustela nigripes isolate SB6536 chromosome 1, MUSNIG.SB6536, whole genome shotgun sequence genomic DNA:
- the PRPF19 gene encoding pre-mRNA-processing factor 19: MSLICSISNEVPEHPCVSPVSNHVYERRLIEKYIAENGTDPINNQPLSEEQLIDIKVAHPIRPKPPSATSIPAILKALQDEWDAVMLHSFTLRQQLQTTRQELSHALYQHDAACRVIARLTKEVTAAREALATLKPQAGLIVPQAVPSSQPSVAGAGEPMDLGELVGMTPEIIQKLQDKATVLTTERKKRGKTVPEELVKPEELSKYRQVASHVGLHSASIPGILALDLCPADTNKILTGGADKNVVVFDKSSEQILATLKGHTKKVTSVVFHPSQELVFSASPDATIRIWSVPNASCVQVVRAHESAVTGLSLHATGDYLLSSSDDQYWAFSDIQTGRVLTKVTDETSGCSLTCAQFHPDGLIFGTGTMDSQIKIWDLKERTNVANFPGHSGPITSIAFSENGYYLATAADDSSVKLWDLRKLKNFKTLQLDNNFEVKSLIFDQSGTYLALGGTDVQIYICKQWTEILHFTEHSGLTTGVAFGHHAKFIASTGMDRSLKFYSL; the protein is encoded by the exons ATGTCCCTGATCTGCTCGA TCTCCAATGAAGTGCCAGAGCACCCGTGCGTGTCCCCCGTCTCTAATCATGTTTACGAGCGGCGGCTCATTGAGAAGTATATTGCAGAGAACGGCACAGACCCCATCAACAACCAGCCTCTGTCTGAGGAGCAGCTCATTGACATCAAAG TTGCTCACCCAATCCGGCCCAAACCTCCCTCTGCTACCAGCATCCCAGCCATTCTGAAAGCCTTGCAGGACGAGTGG GACGCAGTCATGCTGCACAGCTTCACTCTGCGCCAGCAGCTGCAGACAACCCGCCAGGAGCTGTCCCACGCTCTGTACCAGCACGATGCTGCCTGCCGTGTCATAGCCCGTCTCACCAAGGAAGTTACAGCTGCCCGAGAAG CTCTGGCCACCCTGAAGCCTCAGGCCGGTCTCATCGTGCCTCAGGCCGTGCCAAGCTCACAGCCAAGTGTCGCG GGTGCAGGCGAGCCGATGGATTTGGGCGAGTTGGTGGGAATGACCCCCGAGATTATCCAGAAG CTTCAAGACAAGGCCACTGTGCTCACCACGGAGCGTAAGAAG AGAGGGAAGACGGTGCCAGAGGAGCTGGTGAAGCCGGAGGAGCTGAGCAAATACCGGCAGGTGGCCTCACACGTG GGCTTGCACAGTGCCAGCATTCCTGGGATCCTGGCCCTGGACCTCTGCCCTGCCGACACAAACAAGATCCTTACTG GTGGGGCAGATAAAAATGTTGTCGTCTTCGACAAGAGTTCTGAGCAAATCTTGGCCACCCTCAAAGGCCATACCAAGAAAGTCACCAGTGTGGTGTTTCATCCTTCCCAG gAGCTGGTCTTTTCTGCCTCTCCAGATGCTACTATCAGGATTTGGTCGGTCCCGAATGCCTCTTGTGTGCAGGTTGTTCGGGCGCACGAGAGCGCTGTGACAGGCCTCAGCCTTCATGCCACTGGGGACTATCTCCTGAGCTCCTCTGATGACCAG TACTGGGCTTTCTCTGACATCCAGACAGGGCGTGTGCTCACCAAGGTGACAGATGAGACCTCTGGCTGCT ctcTCACCTGTGCGCAGTTCCACCCCGATGGACTCATTTTTGGGACAGGCACCATGGACTCGCAGATCAAGATCTGGGATTTGAAG GAGCGCACTAACGTGGCCAACTTCCCCGGCCACTCGGGCCCCATCACCAGCATTGCCTTCTCGGAGAATGGCTACTACCTCGCCACAGCGGCCGATGATTCCTCTGTCAAGCTCTGGGATCTGCGCAAGCTTAAAAACTTCAAGACGCTGCAGCTGGATAACAACTTCGAG GTGAAGTCGTTGATCTTTGACCAGAGCGGCACCTACTTGGCGCTCGGGGGCACGGATGTCCAGATCTACATCTGCAAACAGTGGACAGAGATTCTTCATTTCACAG AGCATAGCGGCCTGACCACAGGCGTGGCGTTTGGGCACCACGCCAAGTTCATCGCTTCAACGGGCATGGACAGGAGCCTCAAGTTCTACAGTCTGTAG
- the ZP1 gene encoding zona pellucida sperm-binding protein 1, giving the protein MAGISARLRDGCVALLLVAALGLTQRPHTEPGPSGLWHGYDCGVKGMQLWAFPGPGQTIRFKVVDEFGNQFEVNNCSACYHWVTTKPPGHAVFSAGYKGCHVLEKDRRSHLKVIIEAVLPNGQVEATGDVTLICPKPAHTWTPDPHLAPRTGFSRPTPQAWSLRPNPEHSFVHATPALPSLGPGPTSHATQAPPQGGTLRPWGVDEPPYSGAPLTPELCQVPSRAISCGVGRSSKEACQQAGCCYDNSRAIPCYYGNTATVQCFRNGHFVLVVSQETALAHGITLANLHMAYAPTGCSPTQETGSFVVFRFPLSHCGTTAQVAGNQLVYENQLVSDIEARTGPQGSITRDGTFRLHMRCIFNASDFLPLQASIFPPPSPAPVTQSGPLHLQLRIAKDETFRSFYEEGDYPLVRLLREPVPVEVRLLHRTDPGLVLLLHQCWATPGASPFQQPQWPILSEGCPFDGDSYRTQLVALDGAELSFPSHYRRFTVATFALLHPGSQRALRGWVYFFCSASACSPSGLETCPTMCSSGPSRQRRSSAARSTAAGPQNLVSSPGPVGFEDSYRQEPALGPTGSPKNVNQRPLLWVVLLLAAVALVLGVGVFVGLHQAKHGSSRKATEGEGAQ; this is encoded by the exons ATGGCAGGGATCTCGGCCAGGCTCCGGGACGGTTGCGTGGCGCTGCTGCTGGTGGCTGCTCTGGGGCTGACGCAGCGGCCACACACCGAACCTGGTCCCTCAGGCCTGTGGCACGGCTATGACTGTGGGGTCAAGGGCATGCAGCTATGGGCCTTCCCGGGGCCAGGCCAGACAATCCGCTTCAAGGTGGTAG ATGAATTTGGGAACCAATTTGAGGTAAACAACTGTTCTGCCTGCTACCACTGGGTCACCACCAAGCCCCCGGGACACGCGGTCTTCTCTGCTGGTTACAAAGGCTGCCACGTGCTAGAGAAG GACAGGCGCTCCCACCTGAAGGTGATCATCGAAGCCGTGCTGCCCAACGGTCAAGTTGAGGCAACAGGAGATGTCACTCTGATTTGTCCTAAACCTGCCCACACCTGGACTCCGGACCCACACCTGGCACCACGCACAGGCTtctcccgccccaccccccaggcctggTCCCTCCGCCCCAACCCAGAGCACAGCTTCGTCCATGCGACCCCTGCCTTGCCGTCCCTTGGACCTGGACCCACCTCCCAtgccacccaggccccaccccaggggGGCACCCTGAGACCCTGGGGGGTTGACGAGCCACCATACTCAG GTGCACCTCTGACTCCAGAGCTGTGCCAGGTGCCCTCAAGGGCCATCTCCTGTGGAGTGGGAAGAAGCTCGAAGGAAGCCTGCCAGCAGGCTGGCTGCTGCTATGACAACAGCAGAGCGATTCCCTGTTACTATGGCAACACAG CAACTGTCCAGTGCTTCAGAAATGGCCACTTTGTCCTGGTGGTGTCCCAAGAAACTGCCTTGGCGCACGGGATCACGCTGGCCAACCTCCACATGGCCTATGCCCCCACCGGCTGCTCCCCCACCCAGGAGACCGGGTCCTTCGTGGTCttccgcttccccctctcccactgtggGACCACAGCCCAG GTGGCTGGCAACCAGCTCGTCTATGAGAATCAGCTGGTGTCTGACATCGAGGCTCGGACGGGGCCACAGGGCTCCATCACAAGGGACGGCACCTTCCG GCTTCACATGCGCTGCATCTTCAACGCCAGTGACTTCCTGCCGCTCCAGGCATCCATCTTCCCGCCACCCTCTCCAGCCCCTGTGACCCAGTCCGGGCCCCTGCATCTCCAGCTTCGGATCGCCAAAG ATGAGACTTTCCGCTCCTTCTACGAGGAAGGGGACTACCCCCTCGTGAGGCTGCTGCGTGAGCCTGTCCCAGTGGAGGTCCGGCTCCTGCACAGGACAGACCCCGGTCTGGTCCTGCTGCTGCACCAGTGCTGGGCCACTCCCGGGGCCAGCCCTTTCCAGCAGCCTCAGTGGCCCATTCTGTCCGAAGG GTGTCCTTTTGATGGCGACAGCTACAGGACCCAACTGGTAGCCTTGGACGGGGCAGAGCTTTCCTTCCCATCCCACTACCGGCGCTTCACCGTGGCCACCTTCGCCCTCCTGCACCCTGGCTCCCAGAGGGCCCTCAGGGGATGG GTTTACTTCTTCTGCAGTGCCTCTGCCTGTTCCCCTTCGGGGCTGGAGACCTGCCCCACTATGTGCAGCTCTGGGCCCTCGA GACAGCGACGATCCTCTGCTGCCCGCAGCACTGCTGCTGGGCCCCAGAACCTTGTGAGCTCTCCAGGGCCCGTGGGCTTTGAGGATTCTTACAGGCAGGAGCCTGCGCTGGGGCCCACAG GCTCCCCCAAGAACGTCAACCAGAGGCCTCTCCTCTGGGTGGTCCTTCTGCTGGCGGCTGTTGCCCTGGTCCTAGGGGTCGGTGTTTTCGTGGGCCTGCACCAAGCCAAGCACGGAAGCTCCAGGAAGGCCACAGAGGGCGAAGGGGCTCAATAA
- the PTGDR2 gene encoding prostaglandin D2 receptor 2: protein MSANVTLKPLCPLLEQMSRIQSHSNSSIRYMDHASVLLHGLASLLGLVENGLILFVVGCRMRQTVVTTWVLHLALSDLLATATLPFFTYFLAVGHSWELGTTFCKLHSSIFFLNMFASGFLLSAISLDRCLQVVRPVWAQNHRTVAAAHRVCLVLWALAVLNTVPYFVFRDTIRRLDGRIMCYYNVLLLNPGPDRDATCNSRQAALAVSKFLLAFVVPLAIIASSHAVVSVQLRHRGRRRPSRFVRLVAAVVAAFALCWGPYHVFSLLEARAHGDPALRPLVWRGLPFVTSLAFVNSVVNPLLYVLTCPDVLHKLRRSLRSVLESVLLDDSELGGPGSSRRRRASSSRAPRAAHAPPVSWPARLLAWVRGGGAESTRRASSRSQDERGPLNRVLSTTSG, encoded by the coding sequence ATGTCCGCCAACGTCACCCTGAAGCCGCTCTGCCCGCTCCTGGAGCAGATGAGCCGCATTCAAAGCCACAGCAACTCGAGCATCCGCTACATGGACCACGCGTCCGTGCTGCTGCACGGGCTGGCCTCGCTGCTCGGCCTGGTTGAGAACGGACTTATCCTCTTCGTGGTGGGCTGCCGCATGCGCCAGACTGTCGTCACCACCTGGGTGCTGCACCTGGCGCTGTCGGACCTGCTGGCCACCGCCACCCTGCCCTTCTTCACTTACTTCCTGGCCGTGGGCCACTCATGGGAGCTGGGCACCACCTTTTGCAAGCTGCACTCCTCCATCTTCTTCCTCAACATGTTCGCCagtggcttcctgctcagcgccATCAGCCTGGACCGCTGCCTGCAGGTGGTGCGGCCAGTGTGGGCTCAGAACCACCGCACGGTGGCCGCCGCCCACCGAGTTTGCCTGGTGCTCTGGGCCCTGGCGGTGCTCAACACGGTGCCCTACTTCGTGTTCCGGGACACCATCCGGCGGCTGGACGGCCGCATCATGTGCTACTACAACGTGCTGCTCCTGAACCCCGGGCCCGACCGCGACGCCACGTGCAACTCTCGCCAGGCGGCCCTGGCCGTCAGCAAGTTCCTGCTGGCCTTCGTCGTGCCGCTGGCCATCATCGCCTCGAGCCACGCGGTCGTGAGCGTGCAGCTGCGCCACCGCGGCCGCCGGCGGCCCAGCCGCTTCGTGCGCCTGGTGGCGGCGGTGGTGGCGGCCTTCGCGCTCTGCTGGGGTCCCTACCACGTGTTCAGCCTGCTGGAGGCGCGCGCGCACGGCGACCCCGCGCTGCGGCCGCTCGTGTGGCGCGGCCTGCCCTTCGTCACCAGCCTGGCCTTCGTCAACAGCGTGGTCAACCCGCTGCTCTACGTGCTCACCTGCCCCGACGTGCTGCACAAGCTGCGGCGCTCGCTGCGGAGCGTGCTGGAGAGCGTGCTGCTGGACGACAGCGAGCTGGGCGGCCCGggcagcagccgccgccgccgcgcctcCAGCTcccgcgccccccgcgccgcCCACGCGCCCCCCGTGTCCTGGCCCGCGCGTCTGCTCGCCTGGGTGCGGGGCGGTGGCGCAGAGTCCACGCGGAGGGCCAGCTCCCGCTCCCAGGACGAGAGGGGCCCCCTGAACAGGGTGCTGAGCACCACATCTGGGTAG